In one window of Notolabrus celidotus isolate fNotCel1 chromosome 15, fNotCel1.pri, whole genome shotgun sequence DNA:
- the copb2 gene encoding coatomer subunit beta': MPLRLDIKRRLTARSDRVKSVDLHPTEPWMLASLYNGSVCVWNHETQTLVKTFEVCDLPVRASKFVARKNWVITGADDMQIRVFNYNTLERVHMFEAHSDYIRCIAVHPTQPYILTSSDDMLIKLWDWEKKWSCSQVFEGHTHYVMQIVINPKDNNQFASASLDRTIKVWQLGSSSPNFTLEGHEKGVNCIDYYSGGDKPYLISGADDRQVKIWDYQNKTCVQTLEGHAQNVSCVSFHPELPIIITGSEDGTVRIWHSSTYRLESTLNYGMERVWCVCGLRGSNNVALGYDEGSIIIKVGREEPAMSMDTNGKIIWAKHSEIQQANLKAMGDAEIKDGERLPLAVKDMGSCEIYPQTIQHNPNGRFVVVCGDGEYIIYTAMALRNKSFGSAQEFAWAHDSSEYAIRESNSIVKIFKNFKEKKSFKPDFGAEGIYGGFLLGVRSVNGLAFYDWENTELIRRIEIQPKHIFWSDSGELVCIATEESFFILRYMSEKVASSQENNEGVTEDGIEDAFEVQGEIQEIVKTGLWVGDCFIYTSSVNRLNYYVGGEIVTIAHLDRTMYLLGYIPKDDRLYLGDKELNIVSYSLLVSVLEYQTAVMRRDFGMADKVLPTIPKEQRTRVAHFLEKQGFKQQALAVSTDPEHRFELALQLGELKIAYQLAVEAESEQKWKQLAELAISKCQFGLAQECLHHAQDYGGLLLLATASGNATMVGKLAEGAERDGKNNVAFMTYFLQGKLDQCLELLIRTNRLPEAAFLARTYLPSQVSRVVKLWRENLAKVNQKAAESLADPTEYENLFPGLREAFAAEHYLREACLGTTRPATDYPLVTLNEDRNILEEAQGYEPKGTFIPHVPKTQESEESVAAATVAVVAAAAVTLSQPEPAAPTVVDKEEEEEEEEEEEEEEEGEEEQEEIAALSQKETLDELEVDLDNMELDDIDTTDVNLDDDFLDD; the protein is encoded by the exons ATG CCTCTGAGGCTGGATATCAAGCGGAGGCTGACAGCCAGGTCAGACCGAGTGAAGAGTGTGGACCTTCACCCAACCGAGCCATGGATGCTGGCTAGTCTGTACAACggcagtgtctgtgtgtggaacCATGAAACACAG ACCCTTGTTAAGACCTTTGAGGTGTGTGATCTCCCTGTCCGGGCCTCTAAGTTTGTGGCAAGGAAGAACTGGGTCATCACTGGAGCA GATGACATGCAGATCCGTGTGTTCAACTACAACACCTTAGAGCGGGTCCACATGTTTGAGGCCCACTCGGACTACATCCGCTGCATTGCAGTCCATCCAACACAGCCCTATATCCTCACCAGCAGTG ATGACATGTTGATCAAGCTGTGGGACTGGGAGAAGAAGTGGTCGTGCAGCCAGGTGTTTGAGGGTCACACTCACTATGTCATGCAGATTGTCATCAACCCCAAAGACAACAACCAGTTTGCCAGTGCTTCCCTGGACAGGACTATTAAG GTTTGGCAGCTGGGCTCTTCCTCTCCCAATTTCACTTTGGAGGGTCACGAGAAAGGAGTCAACTGCATTGACTACTACAGTGGAGGAGACAAGCCCTACCTCATTTCAGGGGCTGATGACCGCCAAGTCAAGATCTGGGACTACCAG AACAAGACCTGTGTGCAAACTCTTGAGGGCCATGCCCAGAATGTCTCTTGTGTCAGCTTCCACCCAGAGCTGCCCATCATCATCACTGGATCAGAGGATG GTACGGTGCGTATCTGGCACTCAAGCACTTACCGCCTGGAGAGCACCCTGAACTACGGCATGGAAagagtgtggtgtgtgtgtggcctcaggGGTTCCAACAATGTGGCACTAGGCTATGATGAAGGCAGCATTATTATCAAG GTGGGTCGAGAGGAGCCGGCCATGTCTATGGACACAAATGGAAAAATCATCTGGGCTAAACATAGTGAAATACAGCAAGCCAACCTGAAGGCAATGGGTGACGCTGAAATCAAGGATGGAGAGAGGCTACCATTGGCTGTTAAAGACATGGGCAGCTGTGAGATCTACCCCCAAACCATACAACATAACCCCAATGGAAG GTTTGTTGTGGTGTGCGGGGATGGAGAGTACATCATCTACACTGCCATGGCTTTGAGGAACAAGAGCTTTGGCTCAGCGCAGGAGTTTGCCTGGGCACATGACTCATCAGa ATATGCCATCAGAGAAAGCAACAGTATCGTCAAAATCTTCAAAAATTTCAAAGAGAAGAAATCTTTCAAGCCCGACTTTGGAGCTGAAG GGATCTATGGAGGCTTCCTACTTGGGGTGAGGTCAGTCAATGGCCTGGCGTTTTACGACTGGGAGAACACAGAGCTGATCCGTCGCATTGAGATCCAACCGAAACAT ATCTTCTGGTCAGACTCTGGTGAACTGGTCTGCATCGCCACAGAGGAGTCCTTCTTCATTCTGCGTTACATGTCAGAAAAAGTAGCCTCCTCTCAAGAAAACAATGAAGGCGTGACTGAGGATGGTATTGAAGATGCTTTTGAG GTCCAGGGAGAGATCCAGGAGATTGTAAAGACTGGACTCTGGGTTGGAGACTGCTTCATCTACACAAGCTCTGTGAACCGGCTGAACTACTACGTTGGAGGAGAAATTGTCACTATTGCTCACCTAGACAG AACCATGTACCTGCTGGGTTACATACCCAAAGATGACCGCCTGTATCTGGGAGACAAGGAACTCAACATTGTCAGCTACTCCCTGCTGGTCTCCGTCCTGGAGTACCAGACTGCTGTTATGAGGAGGGACTTTGGAATGGCTGACAAGGTGCTGCCCACAATTCCTAAGGAGCAGCGGACCAGGGTGGCCCATTTCCTGGAGAAACAG GGTTTCAAGCAGCAGGCTCTAGCTGTGTCCACTGATCCAGAACACAGGTTTGAGCTTGCGCTGCAACTGGGAGAGTTGAAGATCGCCTACCAGCTGGCTGTCGAAGCAGAA TCTGAGCAAAAGTGGAAGCAGTTGGCAGAGCTGGCTATCAGTAAGTGCCAATTCGGCCTGGCCCAGGAGTGCCTGCACCACGCCCAGGATTATGGTGGCCTGCTGCTCCTTGCCACAGCCTCTGGTAACGCCACTATGGTGGGCAAGCTGGCTGAGGGGGCAGAGAGGGATGGCAAGAACAATGTGGCCTTCATGACCTACTTCCTGCAGGGGAA ACTCGATCAATGTTTAGAGCTCCTGATCAGGACAAACCGACTACCTGAAGCAGCCTTCCTGGCTCGCACTTACCTGCCCAGTCAAGTGTCTCGTGTGGTCAAACTGTGGAGAGAAAACCTGGCAAAGGTTAATCAGAAG GCAGCTGAGTCCCTTGCAGACCCCACAGAGTACGAGAATCTATTCCCCGGGTTGAGAGAAGCCTTTGCAGCTGAGCATTACCTGCGAGAAGCCTGCTTGGGCACCACCAGGCCTGCCACAGATTATCCTCTTGTCACT CTCAACGAAGACAGGAATATTCTTGAGGAGGCACAGGGATATGAGCCCAAAGGAACTTTCATCCCTCATGTTCCCAAG ACTCAAGAAAGTGAGGAGTCTGTGGCAGCCGCTACTGTTGCTGTAGTTGCAGCTGCAGCTGTGACGCTTTCACAGCCTGAGCCTGCTGCTCCTACAGTAGtagacaaagaggaagaagaagaagaggaggaggaggaggaggaggaagaagagggagaagaggaacaGGAAGAAATTGCTGCACTGTCTCAAAAAGAG ACCCTGGACGAGCTGGAGGTGGACTTGGATAACATGGAGCTTGATGACATTGATACCACAGACGTCAACCTGGATGATGACTTCTTAGATGATTGA
- the rbp2b gene encoding retinol-binding protein 2b encodes MPADFNGRWILETSEKFEDYLKVLNIDFATRKIAISLSQTKVVTQDGDHFDFKTLSTLRNYELSFTVGVEFDEYTKGLDNRNVKSLVTWEGDKLVCTQTGEKANRGWKHWIEGGKLYLELTCEDIVCIQVFKRKE; translated from the exons ATGCCTGCAGACTTCAATGGAAGGTGGATACTGGAGACCAGTGAGAAGTTTGAGGATTATTTAAAAGTCCTGA ATATTGACTTTGCCACAAGAAAAATTGCCATCTCCCTGTCTCAGACCAAAGTGGTAACTCAAGACGGAGACCACTTTGATTTCAAAACACTGAGCACCCTGAGGAACTACGAGCTCTCCTTCACCGTTGGGGTCGAGTTTGACGAGTACACCAAGGGACTAGACAACAGAAATGTCAAG AGTCTTGTGACCTGGGAAGGAGACAAGCTGGTGTGCACTCAAACAGGAGAGAAGGCCAACCGTGGCTGGAAACACTGGATTGAAGGAGGAAAACTTTACCTG gagctgacGTGTGAAGACATAGTTTGCATTCAGGTGTTCAAGAGAAAAGAGTGA